A genome region from Magnolia sinica isolate HGM2019 chromosome 8, MsV1, whole genome shotgun sequence includes the following:
- the LOC131254266 gene encoding uncharacterized protein LOC131254266, with protein sequence MTIANHKVYHILVDTGSSVDVIYSEAFERMKISRSCLRPMKTPLYGFAGERVISEGAISLLVIAGEGQHQVTLMVDFLIVNVPSVHNVILGRPSLNAMRAVVSTYHLMMKFSAKGGIGYLRGDQCEAQRCYAIAVKKGSVKQVLTVNVLDPEGPIEDSSVEDLEKHRDVFAWSHGDMPGISPDVMVHRMNVDPDHKPVKKKRRPFDAELCEAIADEVFVLLSAGFIEEVHYPDWIANVVIVKKANGKWWVCVDYSDPNKVCLKGSFLLSWIDQLVDSTVGHELRSFLDAYSGYN encoded by the exons atgaccatagccaaccataAGGTGTATCACATCCTAGTCGACACCGGAAGCTCAGTAGATGTGATCTATTCTGAGGCTTTTGAAagaatgaagatttcaaggtcatGCCTCAGACCTATGAAGACCCCCCTATATGGCTTTGCTGGAGAAAGGGTGATCTCcgagggagccatctccctccttGTGATCGCgggagaaggacaacatcaagtCACCCTCATGGTAGACTTCCTCATTGTCAATGTGCCATCAGTGCACAACGTCATTCTGGGCAGACCTTCTCTCAATGCAATGAGGGCAGTTGTCTCCACCTATCATCTAATGATGAAATTTTCTGCCAAGGGCGGAATAGGCTACCTCCGAGGCGATCAGTGCGAGGCTCAGAGATGTTACGCGATAGCAGTGAAGAAAGGGTCTGTGAAGCAAGTGCTCACCGTCAACGTACTAGATCCTGAAGGACCTATAGAGGACTCATCTGTGGAAGACTTGGAGAAA CATAGGGATGTCTTTGCATGGTCGCATGGAGACATGCCTGGTATCTCTCCCGACGTCATGGTTCACAGGATGAATGTGGACCCGGATCACAAACCAGTGAAAAAGAAGAGAAGGCCGTTTGACGCCGAACTGTGTGAAGCCATAGCCGATGAAGTCTTTGTATTGCTCAGTGCAGGCTTCATAGAGGAAGTACATTATCCCGATTGGATCGCAAATGTAGTCATTGTTAAAAAAGCCAATGGAAAATGGTGGGTCTGTGTGGATTACTCGGATCCGAACAAGGTCTGCCTGAAGGGTAGCTTCCTTTTATCTTGGATTGATCAGCTGGTGGACAGCACAGTGGGGCACGAACTACGCTCCTTCCTAGACGCTTACTCTGGGTACAACTAG
- the LOC131253353 gene encoding potassium transporter 1 isoform X1 gives MTPTSQSPKSLSARGISPHIGAVNQDMKRTSCKAVLTLAYQSLGVVYGDLSTSPLYVYKSTFSGKLSLQENDEEIFGVLSFIFWTFTIIPLFKYIFIVLSADDNGEGGTFALYSLLCRHARLCILPNQQSADEKLSTYGKEGAADTWQSSMLKSFFDKHPKFRNGLLTIVLLGTCMTIGDGVLTPTISVLSAVSGVKVKITELHENYIVVISCVILVGLFSLQHHGTHRVAFLFAPIVTAWLLCISSIGIYNILRWNPSIFCALSPYYMFRFLRSTGTEGWVSLGGVVLCITGAETMFADLGHFSPLSIKITFTFFVYPCLILAYMGEAAFLSKHHEDIQRSFYKAIPEAVFWPVFVVATLASVVGSQAVISATFSMVSQCCALSCFPRVKIVHTSSQIYGQIYIPEVNWILMCLCLAVTIGLRDTNMIGHAYGLAVTTVMFVTTCLMSLVIIIVWKRKITLAIAFLVFFGSIELLYISASLVKVPEGGWIPLVLSLIFMGIMYVWNYGTLKKHEFDMENKVSVKRILASGPSLGMVRVPGIGLIYTDLVTGVPAVFGHFVTNLPAFHQVLVFVCVKSVQVPYVRERERLLVGRIGSKEYAIFRCIVRYGYKDLQQEDYNFENRLVAGILEFVQMEGDQPMSRSNSERSCEVEISDDEEDHDRTVPMLPYPNDEENVQSSSDIQVVKSEIGIVEDSHHSKESLEIMKARESGVAYILGHSYAKAKKSSSLLKKFAINIIYDFLSKNCRGPDVVLNVPHTSMLEVGMVYYV, from the exons ATGACTCCCACTTCACAATCCCCAAAATCACTTTCAGCACGTGGAATCTCCCCACAT ATTGGTGCCGTgaatcaggatatgaagaggacTTCCTGCAAGgcagtgttgacccttgcttaccAGAGTCTTGGAGTGGTTTATGGAGACCTCAGTACCTCCCCTCTTTATGTCTACAAAAGCACCTTCTCAGGAAAGTTGAGCCTCCAAGAAAATGATGAGGAGATTTTCGGCGTGCTTTCCTTCATCTTTTGGACCTTCACCATCATCCCCCTCTTCAAGTACATTTTCATCGTGTTGTCAGCTGACGACAATGGTGAAG GTGGTACCTTTGCATTGTACTCTCTGCTCTGTAGACACGCAAGACTATGCATTCTACCCAATCAACAATCTGCTGATGAGAAACTGTCCACATATGGCAAGGAAGGAGCAGCTGATACGTGGCAGAGTTCGATGCTGAAATCATTCTTCGATAAGCATCCAAAATTCCGTAATGGATTACTGACCATTGTTCTGCTAGGAACATGCATGACAATTGGCGATGGGGTGCTCACCCCAACAATCTCAG tTCTTTCAGCAGTTTCCGGTGTTAAAGTCAAAATAACCGAACTTCATGAGA ATTACATTGTGGTAATCTCATGCGTCATTTTAGTGGGGCTTTTCTCTCTTCAGCATCATGGTACCCACAGGGTTGCTTTCCTGTTTGCGCCCATTGTCACAGCATGGCTTCTGTGTATCAGCAGCATTGGTATCTATAACATATTACGGTGGAATCCGAGTATTTTCTGTGCACTTTCTCCCTACTACATGTTTAGGTTCCTCAGAAGCACTGGCACTGAAGGGTGGGTCTCGTTAGGCGGAGTAGTTCTTTGCATTACTG GTGCGGAGACAATGTTTGCTGATTTGGGTCATTTCTCTCCTCTGTCAATTAAG ATCACTTTcacattttttgtatatccatgtttgATTCTTGCATACATGGGTGAGGCTGCATTTCTCTCTAAGCACCATGAAGACATTCAGAGAAGCTTCTATAAAGCCATACCAg AAGCTGTATTTTGGCCTGTGTTTGTTGTGGCTACTTTGGCATCTGTGGTGGGAAGTCAGGCTGTCATATCAGCCACGTTTTCTATGGTAAGCCAGTGCTGCGCTCTGAGCTGTTTCCCTCGTGTGAAGATCGTTCATACTTCAAGCCAGATATACGGACAAATATACATCCCGGAAGTCAATTGGATTCTCATGTGTTTGTGTTTGGCTGTGACAATTGGATTGCGGGACACTAACATGATCGGTCATGCTTATG GGCTTGCTGTCACAACTGTTATGTTCGTGACGACTTGTTTGATGTCTTTGGTCATAATAATTGTGTGGAAGCGAAAGATAACTTTAGCCATTGCATTCCTGGTTTTCTTTGGATCAATCGAGCTGCTATACATCTCAGCGTCCCTTGTCAAGGTACCTGAAGGTGGTTGGATACCTCTTGTTCTCTCTCTGATCTTCATGGGTATCATGTATGTTTGGAACTATGGCACACTGAAGAAACATGAATTTGATATGGAAAACAAGGTTTCAGTGAAACGGATACTGGCATCCGGGCCCAGCCTTGGCATGGTCCGTGTGCCAGGAATCGGGCTCATTTACACCGATCTTGTGACGGGGGTTCCAGCAGTTTTCGGACACTTTGTGACGAACTTGCCTGCATTCCATCAGGTATTGGTTTTTGTGTGTGTCAAATCAGTTCAAGTCCCATATGTACGTGAAAGAGAACGGTTGCTTGTGGGGAGAATTGGGTCAAAAGAGTATGCAATTTTCAGGTGCATAGTCAGGTATGGTTACAAGGATCTGCAACAAGAAGACTACAATTTTGAGAACAGGTTAGTAGCTGGGATTCTAGAATTCGTACAAATGGAAGGAGATCAACCCATGTCCAGATCGAATTCTGAACGCTCTTGTGAGGTTGAAATCTCAGATGATGAAGAAGACCATGATCGGACAGTGCCAATGCTTCCCTATCCTAATGATGAAGAGAATGTTCAGTCATCGTCCGATATCCAAGTAGTGAAATCGGAAATCGGGATTGTGGAGGATTCCCATCATAGCAAGGAGTCATTAGAGATCATGAAGGCAAGGGAATCCGGCGTGGCTTACATTCTTGGGCACTCGTATGCCAAGGCAAAAAAATCGTCGTCCCTTCTCAAGAAGTTTGCAATCAACATCATTTATGACTTTCTTAGCAAAAACTGCAGGGGACCCGATGTTGTTTTGAATGTGCCTCACACATCGATGCTGGAAGTCGGTATGGTCTACTATGTCTAA
- the LOC131253353 gene encoding potassium transporter 1 isoform X2 translates to MTPTSQSPKSLSARGISPHDMKRTSCKAVLTLAYQSLGVVYGDLSTSPLYVYKSTFSGKLSLQENDEEIFGVLSFIFWTFTIIPLFKYIFIVLSADDNGEGGTFALYSLLCRHARLCILPNQQSADEKLSTYGKEGAADTWQSSMLKSFFDKHPKFRNGLLTIVLLGTCMTIGDGVLTPTISVLSAVSGVKVKITELHENYIVVISCVILVGLFSLQHHGTHRVAFLFAPIVTAWLLCISSIGIYNILRWNPSIFCALSPYYMFRFLRSTGTEGWVSLGGVVLCITGAETMFADLGHFSPLSIKITFTFFVYPCLILAYMGEAAFLSKHHEDIQRSFYKAIPEAVFWPVFVVATLASVVGSQAVISATFSMVSQCCALSCFPRVKIVHTSSQIYGQIYIPEVNWILMCLCLAVTIGLRDTNMIGHAYGLAVTTVMFVTTCLMSLVIIIVWKRKITLAIAFLVFFGSIELLYISASLVKVPEGGWIPLVLSLIFMGIMYVWNYGTLKKHEFDMENKVSVKRILASGPSLGMVRVPGIGLIYTDLVTGVPAVFGHFVTNLPAFHQVLVFVCVKSVQVPYVRERERLLVGRIGSKEYAIFRCIVRYGYKDLQQEDYNFENRLVAGILEFVQMEGDQPMSRSNSERSCEVEISDDEEDHDRTVPMLPYPNDEENVQSSSDIQVVKSEIGIVEDSHHSKESLEIMKARESGVAYILGHSYAKAKKSSSLLKKFAINIIYDFLSKNCRGPDVVLNVPHTSMLEVGMVYYV, encoded by the exons ATGACTCCCACTTCACAATCCCCAAAATCACTTTCAGCACGTGGAATCTCCCCACAT gatatgaagaggacTTCCTGCAAGgcagtgttgacccttgcttaccAGAGTCTTGGAGTGGTTTATGGAGACCTCAGTACCTCCCCTCTTTATGTCTACAAAAGCACCTTCTCAGGAAAGTTGAGCCTCCAAGAAAATGATGAGGAGATTTTCGGCGTGCTTTCCTTCATCTTTTGGACCTTCACCATCATCCCCCTCTTCAAGTACATTTTCATCGTGTTGTCAGCTGACGACAATGGTGAAG GTGGTACCTTTGCATTGTACTCTCTGCTCTGTAGACACGCAAGACTATGCATTCTACCCAATCAACAATCTGCTGATGAGAAACTGTCCACATATGGCAAGGAAGGAGCAGCTGATACGTGGCAGAGTTCGATGCTGAAATCATTCTTCGATAAGCATCCAAAATTCCGTAATGGATTACTGACCATTGTTCTGCTAGGAACATGCATGACAATTGGCGATGGGGTGCTCACCCCAACAATCTCAG tTCTTTCAGCAGTTTCCGGTGTTAAAGTCAAAATAACCGAACTTCATGAGA ATTACATTGTGGTAATCTCATGCGTCATTTTAGTGGGGCTTTTCTCTCTTCAGCATCATGGTACCCACAGGGTTGCTTTCCTGTTTGCGCCCATTGTCACAGCATGGCTTCTGTGTATCAGCAGCATTGGTATCTATAACATATTACGGTGGAATCCGAGTATTTTCTGTGCACTTTCTCCCTACTACATGTTTAGGTTCCTCAGAAGCACTGGCACTGAAGGGTGGGTCTCGTTAGGCGGAGTAGTTCTTTGCATTACTG GTGCGGAGACAATGTTTGCTGATTTGGGTCATTTCTCTCCTCTGTCAATTAAG ATCACTTTcacattttttgtatatccatgtttgATTCTTGCATACATGGGTGAGGCTGCATTTCTCTCTAAGCACCATGAAGACATTCAGAGAAGCTTCTATAAAGCCATACCAg AAGCTGTATTTTGGCCTGTGTTTGTTGTGGCTACTTTGGCATCTGTGGTGGGAAGTCAGGCTGTCATATCAGCCACGTTTTCTATGGTAAGCCAGTGCTGCGCTCTGAGCTGTTTCCCTCGTGTGAAGATCGTTCATACTTCAAGCCAGATATACGGACAAATATACATCCCGGAAGTCAATTGGATTCTCATGTGTTTGTGTTTGGCTGTGACAATTGGATTGCGGGACACTAACATGATCGGTCATGCTTATG GGCTTGCTGTCACAACTGTTATGTTCGTGACGACTTGTTTGATGTCTTTGGTCATAATAATTGTGTGGAAGCGAAAGATAACTTTAGCCATTGCATTCCTGGTTTTCTTTGGATCAATCGAGCTGCTATACATCTCAGCGTCCCTTGTCAAGGTACCTGAAGGTGGTTGGATACCTCTTGTTCTCTCTCTGATCTTCATGGGTATCATGTATGTTTGGAACTATGGCACACTGAAGAAACATGAATTTGATATGGAAAACAAGGTTTCAGTGAAACGGATACTGGCATCCGGGCCCAGCCTTGGCATGGTCCGTGTGCCAGGAATCGGGCTCATTTACACCGATCTTGTGACGGGGGTTCCAGCAGTTTTCGGACACTTTGTGACGAACTTGCCTGCATTCCATCAGGTATTGGTTTTTGTGTGTGTCAAATCAGTTCAAGTCCCATATGTACGTGAAAGAGAACGGTTGCTTGTGGGGAGAATTGGGTCAAAAGAGTATGCAATTTTCAGGTGCATAGTCAGGTATGGTTACAAGGATCTGCAACAAGAAGACTACAATTTTGAGAACAGGTTAGTAGCTGGGATTCTAGAATTCGTACAAATGGAAGGAGATCAACCCATGTCCAGATCGAATTCTGAACGCTCTTGTGAGGTTGAAATCTCAGATGATGAAGAAGACCATGATCGGACAGTGCCAATGCTTCCCTATCCTAATGATGAAGAGAATGTTCAGTCATCGTCCGATATCCAAGTAGTGAAATCGGAAATCGGGATTGTGGAGGATTCCCATCATAGCAAGGAGTCATTAGAGATCATGAAGGCAAGGGAATCCGGCGTGGCTTACATTCTTGGGCACTCGTATGCCAAGGCAAAAAAATCGTCGTCCCTTCTCAAGAAGTTTGCAATCAACATCATTTATGACTTTCTTAGCAAAAACTGCAGGGGACCCGATGTTGTTTTGAATGTGCCTCACACATCGATGCTGGAAGTCGGTATGGTCTACTATGTCTAA
- the LOC131253353 gene encoding potassium transporter 1 isoform X3, giving the protein MTPTSQSPKSLSARGISPHIGAVNQDMKRTSCKAVLTLAYQSLGVVYGDLSTSPLYVYKSTFSGKLSLQENDEEIFGVLSFIFWTFTIIPLFKYIFIVLSADDNGEGGTFALYSLLCRHARLCILPNQQSADEKLSTYGKEGAADTWQSSMLKSFFDKHPKFRNGLLTIVLLGTCMTIGDGVLTPTISVLSAVSGVKVKITELHENYIVVISCVILVGLFSLQHHGTHRVAFLFAPIVTAWLLCISSIGIYNILRWNPSIFCALSPYYMFRFLRSTGTEGWVSLGGVVLCITEAVFWPVFVVATLASVVGSQAVISATFSMVSQCCALSCFPRVKIVHTSSQIYGQIYIPEVNWILMCLCLAVTIGLRDTNMIGHAYGLAVTTVMFVTTCLMSLVIIIVWKRKITLAIAFLVFFGSIELLYISASLVKVPEGGWIPLVLSLIFMGIMYVWNYGTLKKHEFDMENKVSVKRILASGPSLGMVRVPGIGLIYTDLVTGVPAVFGHFVTNLPAFHQVLVFVCVKSVQVPYVRERERLLVGRIGSKEYAIFRCIVRYGYKDLQQEDYNFENRLVAGILEFVQMEGDQPMSRSNSERSCEVEISDDEEDHDRTVPMLPYPNDEENVQSSSDIQVVKSEIGIVEDSHHSKESLEIMKARESGVAYILGHSYAKAKKSSSLLKKFAINIIYDFLSKNCRGPDVVLNVPHTSMLEVGMVYYV; this is encoded by the exons ATGACTCCCACTTCACAATCCCCAAAATCACTTTCAGCACGTGGAATCTCCCCACAT ATTGGTGCCGTgaatcaggatatgaagaggacTTCCTGCAAGgcagtgttgacccttgcttaccAGAGTCTTGGAGTGGTTTATGGAGACCTCAGTACCTCCCCTCTTTATGTCTACAAAAGCACCTTCTCAGGAAAGTTGAGCCTCCAAGAAAATGATGAGGAGATTTTCGGCGTGCTTTCCTTCATCTTTTGGACCTTCACCATCATCCCCCTCTTCAAGTACATTTTCATCGTGTTGTCAGCTGACGACAATGGTGAAG GTGGTACCTTTGCATTGTACTCTCTGCTCTGTAGACACGCAAGACTATGCATTCTACCCAATCAACAATCTGCTGATGAGAAACTGTCCACATATGGCAAGGAAGGAGCAGCTGATACGTGGCAGAGTTCGATGCTGAAATCATTCTTCGATAAGCATCCAAAATTCCGTAATGGATTACTGACCATTGTTCTGCTAGGAACATGCATGACAATTGGCGATGGGGTGCTCACCCCAACAATCTCAG tTCTTTCAGCAGTTTCCGGTGTTAAAGTCAAAATAACCGAACTTCATGAGA ATTACATTGTGGTAATCTCATGCGTCATTTTAGTGGGGCTTTTCTCTCTTCAGCATCATGGTACCCACAGGGTTGCTTTCCTGTTTGCGCCCATTGTCACAGCATGGCTTCTGTGTATCAGCAGCATTGGTATCTATAACATATTACGGTGGAATCCGAGTATTTTCTGTGCACTTTCTCCCTACTACATGTTTAGGTTCCTCAGAAGCACTGGCACTGAAGGGTGGGTCTCGTTAGGCGGAGTAGTTCTTTGCATTACTG AAGCTGTATTTTGGCCTGTGTTTGTTGTGGCTACTTTGGCATCTGTGGTGGGAAGTCAGGCTGTCATATCAGCCACGTTTTCTATGGTAAGCCAGTGCTGCGCTCTGAGCTGTTTCCCTCGTGTGAAGATCGTTCATACTTCAAGCCAGATATACGGACAAATATACATCCCGGAAGTCAATTGGATTCTCATGTGTTTGTGTTTGGCTGTGACAATTGGATTGCGGGACACTAACATGATCGGTCATGCTTATG GGCTTGCTGTCACAACTGTTATGTTCGTGACGACTTGTTTGATGTCTTTGGTCATAATAATTGTGTGGAAGCGAAAGATAACTTTAGCCATTGCATTCCTGGTTTTCTTTGGATCAATCGAGCTGCTATACATCTCAGCGTCCCTTGTCAAGGTACCTGAAGGTGGTTGGATACCTCTTGTTCTCTCTCTGATCTTCATGGGTATCATGTATGTTTGGAACTATGGCACACTGAAGAAACATGAATTTGATATGGAAAACAAGGTTTCAGTGAAACGGATACTGGCATCCGGGCCCAGCCTTGGCATGGTCCGTGTGCCAGGAATCGGGCTCATTTACACCGATCTTGTGACGGGGGTTCCAGCAGTTTTCGGACACTTTGTGACGAACTTGCCTGCATTCCATCAGGTATTGGTTTTTGTGTGTGTCAAATCAGTTCAAGTCCCATATGTACGTGAAAGAGAACGGTTGCTTGTGGGGAGAATTGGGTCAAAAGAGTATGCAATTTTCAGGTGCATAGTCAGGTATGGTTACAAGGATCTGCAACAAGAAGACTACAATTTTGAGAACAGGTTAGTAGCTGGGATTCTAGAATTCGTACAAATGGAAGGAGATCAACCCATGTCCAGATCGAATTCTGAACGCTCTTGTGAGGTTGAAATCTCAGATGATGAAGAAGACCATGATCGGACAGTGCCAATGCTTCCCTATCCTAATGATGAAGAGAATGTTCAGTCATCGTCCGATATCCAAGTAGTGAAATCGGAAATCGGGATTGTGGAGGATTCCCATCATAGCAAGGAGTCATTAGAGATCATGAAGGCAAGGGAATCCGGCGTGGCTTACATTCTTGGGCACTCGTATGCCAAGGCAAAAAAATCGTCGTCCCTTCTCAAGAAGTTTGCAATCAACATCATTTATGACTTTCTTAGCAAAAACTGCAGGGGACCCGATGTTGTTTTGAATGTGCCTCACACATCGATGCTGGAAGTCGGTATGGTCTACTATGTCTAA
- the LOC131253353 gene encoding potassium transporter 1 isoform X4, giving the protein MLKSFFDKHPKFRNGLLTIVLLGTCMTIGDGVLTPTISVLSAVSGVKVKITELHENYIVVISCVILVGLFSLQHHGTHRVAFLFAPIVTAWLLCISSIGIYNILRWNPSIFCALSPYYMFRFLRSTGTEGWVSLGGVVLCITGAETMFADLGHFSPLSIKITFTFFVYPCLILAYMGEAAFLSKHHEDIQRSFYKAIPEAVFWPVFVVATLASVVGSQAVISATFSMVSQCCALSCFPRVKIVHTSSQIYGQIYIPEVNWILMCLCLAVTIGLRDTNMIGHAYGLAVTTVMFVTTCLMSLVIIIVWKRKITLAIAFLVFFGSIELLYISASLVKVPEGGWIPLVLSLIFMGIMYVWNYGTLKKHEFDMENKVSVKRILASGPSLGMVRVPGIGLIYTDLVTGVPAVFGHFVTNLPAFHQVLVFVCVKSVQVPYVRERERLLVGRIGSKEYAIFRCIVRYGYKDLQQEDYNFENRLVAGILEFVQMEGDQPMSRSNSERSCEVEISDDEEDHDRTVPMLPYPNDEENVQSSSDIQVVKSEIGIVEDSHHSKESLEIMKARESGVAYILGHSYAKAKKSSSLLKKFAINIIYDFLSKNCRGPDVVLNVPHTSMLEVGMVYYV; this is encoded by the exons ATGCTGAAATCATTCTTCGATAAGCATCCAAAATTCCGTAATGGATTACTGACCATTGTTCTGCTAGGAACATGCATGACAATTGGCGATGGGGTGCTCACCCCAACAATCTCAG tTCTTTCAGCAGTTTCCGGTGTTAAAGTCAAAATAACCGAACTTCATGAGA ATTACATTGTGGTAATCTCATGCGTCATTTTAGTGGGGCTTTTCTCTCTTCAGCATCATGGTACCCACAGGGTTGCTTTCCTGTTTGCGCCCATTGTCACAGCATGGCTTCTGTGTATCAGCAGCATTGGTATCTATAACATATTACGGTGGAATCCGAGTATTTTCTGTGCACTTTCTCCCTACTACATGTTTAGGTTCCTCAGAAGCACTGGCACTGAAGGGTGGGTCTCGTTAGGCGGAGTAGTTCTTTGCATTACTG GTGCGGAGACAATGTTTGCTGATTTGGGTCATTTCTCTCCTCTGTCAATTAAG ATCACTTTcacattttttgtatatccatgtttgATTCTTGCATACATGGGTGAGGCTGCATTTCTCTCTAAGCACCATGAAGACATTCAGAGAAGCTTCTATAAAGCCATACCAg AAGCTGTATTTTGGCCTGTGTTTGTTGTGGCTACTTTGGCATCTGTGGTGGGAAGTCAGGCTGTCATATCAGCCACGTTTTCTATGGTAAGCCAGTGCTGCGCTCTGAGCTGTTTCCCTCGTGTGAAGATCGTTCATACTTCAAGCCAGATATACGGACAAATATACATCCCGGAAGTCAATTGGATTCTCATGTGTTTGTGTTTGGCTGTGACAATTGGATTGCGGGACACTAACATGATCGGTCATGCTTATG GGCTTGCTGTCACAACTGTTATGTTCGTGACGACTTGTTTGATGTCTTTGGTCATAATAATTGTGTGGAAGCGAAAGATAACTTTAGCCATTGCATTCCTGGTTTTCTTTGGATCAATCGAGCTGCTATACATCTCAGCGTCCCTTGTCAAGGTACCTGAAGGTGGTTGGATACCTCTTGTTCTCTCTCTGATCTTCATGGGTATCATGTATGTTTGGAACTATGGCACACTGAAGAAACATGAATTTGATATGGAAAACAAGGTTTCAGTGAAACGGATACTGGCATCCGGGCCCAGCCTTGGCATGGTCCGTGTGCCAGGAATCGGGCTCATTTACACCGATCTTGTGACGGGGGTTCCAGCAGTTTTCGGACACTTTGTGACGAACTTGCCTGCATTCCATCAGGTATTGGTTTTTGTGTGTGTCAAATCAGTTCAAGTCCCATATGTACGTGAAAGAGAACGGTTGCTTGTGGGGAGAATTGGGTCAAAAGAGTATGCAATTTTCAGGTGCATAGTCAGGTATGGTTACAAGGATCTGCAACAAGAAGACTACAATTTTGAGAACAGGTTAGTAGCTGGGATTCTAGAATTCGTACAAATGGAAGGAGATCAACCCATGTCCAGATCGAATTCTGAACGCTCTTGTGAGGTTGAAATCTCAGATGATGAAGAAGACCATGATCGGACAGTGCCAATGCTTCCCTATCCTAATGATGAAGAGAATGTTCAGTCATCGTCCGATATCCAAGTAGTGAAATCGGAAATCGGGATTGTGGAGGATTCCCATCATAGCAAGGAGTCATTAGAGATCATGAAGGCAAGGGAATCCGGCGTGGCTTACATTCTTGGGCACTCGTATGCCAAGGCAAAAAAATCGTCGTCCCTTCTCAAGAAGTTTGCAATCAACATCATTTATGACTTTCTTAGCAAAAACTGCAGGGGACCCGATGTTGTTTTGAATGTGCCTCACACATCGATGCTGGAAGTCGGTATGGTCTACTATGTCTAA